The sequence below is a genomic window from Candidatus Eisenbacteria bacterium.
AGCGTGTTCCCGATCCGTCTCGTGGCGCTGCGCGAGCGCCGTGAGGACATTCCGGCTCTCGTCGAGCACTTCCTCCTGCTCCAGGAGCGCACCATGTCCGAGCTGACCCCGAACGCGCTCGAGTACCTCCGGAACTACGACTTCCCCGGGAACATCCGCGAGCTCCAGAACCTGATCGAGCGCGCGTGCATCCTGGCGGGCCCGGGCGGAGAGATCGAGCGCCACCACTTCCCGCTCGGACGAAGCCGCCACGCCGCCGATCCGGCCGATCTCCTCTCGCTCGGCCTGAGCCTCGAGCAGATCGAGAAGCGGCTCATCCGGGAGGCGCTCGACCGCGCGCAGGGAAACAAGACCAAGGCCGCGTCGCTCCTCGGGATCTCCCGCCGGGCGCTCTACTCGCGCATGGAGAGCCACGGAATCCCGATCGGCGGCCCCGAGCCCGAGACGAGCGAGACCGCCGGGCAGACCTGAGCGAATCGGTACAGACGCAAGTACCTGCCGGTATACGAACGGCGCCCGCCGCGACCGCCCGCGCCGGCGCCAGTCCTTCCGCGAGCCCCCAGGACCGCTCCATGCAACGAGATCGAGCGTCCCGTCCACGGCTACTGTCGCGGTCGCGGGGCGGGGCACATCCCTTGCCTTTTCAGCGCGCATGCACTGCCTCGCCGGTACCTCGCCTCCCCTTGATCCCTGACCGCCGCCGGACCGGAGCGCATGAACCGAGCGCGTATCGCCCTGTCGCTCGCGTGCGTCCTCGTCTCGGGGACGTTCGTGGGACCCGCGGAGCACCCGCGAGCCGCTAGCCAACCCTGGGGCCGCACGGCCAGACCGGCCGTTGAGACCGCACCATCGCAGGCCGTCGGCCCCTTGTCTTCCTCCCCGTTCCACCCCGGCGGGTTCGAGCTCGCGACCAGCTCCCCCACCGAGCAGGAACGGCTCGAGCAGGATCTCCTCCACACCAACCGGCTGATCCGGGTCCTCCGGGCCAAGATCCACCGATCGGGAAATTCGGGGGCGCAGGACCGCTTCGTGGAGGCGATGAAGCGCGAGCGCGAGGCGAGGGAAGCGTTCGAGGAGAGCCAGTTCGCCCGGTCGAGCCGGCTGACCCTCGAGGCGAGAACGCTCGCGCGCGAGGCCGCGGTGATGGTCGGGCCGCTCGAAGAGGATCCAGCGTACGTGGCGCGCACGATCGATCGCGCGGGCGAGGCGCTCACGCTCGCGCTCGAGGTGTTCGACCAGGGCGCGAGCCCGTCGATCTGGAAGCGCTACAACGGCCTCAAGAACGACCTCGCGCGCGCGCACGGACTCCACAAGCAGGGCGACACGCGTGAGGCGTATCGCATGGCGCTCCTGGTCCGGGACTCGGTCCTCGACCTCCTCACGGAGGCGGAAGACCTCCCGATTCCCGCGTCCACCGCGTCGAAGGCGCTGCGGCGGGTGGAGCAGGCGCTGAGCCGCGCGTCGAAGGACCTCGGTCCGAAGCCGAAGGAGGAGGCCGCGGTGTGGCAGCGTCAGGCGTCCGGCCATCTCTCGAAGGCCAAGCAGAGCTACGGACGCAAGGACTACCGGAGCACGATGATCTACTCGAAGCTGGCGCTTCGGGTGCTCGACCAGGCCGTGACGGCCCAGCGAAACGGGGTCAAATCCGCCGCATCATGACGACGGTCACGTCGTCCGTCGGCTTGGGGCGGCGGCTGAAGTCCCGCACGTCCTGGATCAGCGACTCGACCAGCTCCTCCGGCCGCCGTCCTTCCGATCCCTTCAGGAACTCGAGGAGCCGCTCCTCCCCGTACTCCTGCTCCGCGATGTTGCGAGCCTCGGTCACGCCGTCGCTGTAGAAGACGAGCAGATCCCCGGAGTCGAGGGTCACGCTTCCGGAGGCGTACTCCGCTTCCGGCATGATCCCGAGAAGGAGGCCGCCCTCGGTGAGGGGCTCGACGGCACCCGACGCGCGGACGAGGAACGGAGGGTTGTGCCCGCCGTTGATGTACAGGACCGATCCCGACCTCGTGTCGACCTCCGCCAGCACGAGCGTGATGAACCGCTCGCCGCGCACGTTCTGGTGGATCGACCGGTTGAGCCGGCGCATCACCTCGCCGAGCGGCCTCTCGGTCTCGACCTGCGCGCGGACGCTCGCGGCGAGGTGCGTCATGAGGAGCGCCGCCGGCATTCCCTTGCCCGCCACGTCACCGAGCCCCACGACCAGCCGGCCGTTCTCCCCCTCGACGTAGTCGAAGTAGTCTCCCCCGACGTCGAGCGACGGGACGTTTCGTCCTGCGATGTCGATGCATCCGACCCTTCT
It includes:
- a CDS encoding PP2C family protein-serine/threonine phosphatase yields the protein PFEEGDLRLLTFIAHLTAVKIRETESHEARQRQDEELKRAAALQQALLPGEPRRVGCIDIAGRNVPSLDVGGDYFDYVEGENGRLVVGLGDVAGKGMPAALLMTHLAASVRAQVETERPLGEVMRRLNRSIHQNVRGERFITLVLAEVDTRSGSVLYINGGHNPPFLVRASGAVEPLTEGGLLLGIMPEAEYASGSVTLDSGDLLVFYSDGVTEARNIAEQEYGEERLLEFLKGSEGRRPEELVESLIQDVRDFSRRPKPTDDVTVVMMRRI